A stretch of Henckelia pumila isolate YLH828 chromosome 4, ASM3356847v2, whole genome shotgun sequence DNA encodes these proteins:
- the LOC140863773 gene encoding probable beta-1,4-xylosyltransferase IRX9H, which produces MASIRRTLSPVPRPGALINAEACQVASPLSKSSSNSQNSNDGLLASSMVSFDYALYRTQVFVLGLFSKRSARPFDRSKAKGLVWRRAFFHFLMCFIAGVFVGLTPFASLHSSPNILSINRAFDLELLQPVMNEFNDWKKNVTPVVGRLSVNENSSSEPQRTNLELKDGNIKEILLNNSIDQDSDSMFHKLLIIVTPLCSSLHQIHYLNRLGNTLKLVPHPLVWIIVEMNSQSVEMAELLRNTGVMYRHLVCSVKNSTDIIDTRVLLRNVALSHIETHHLDGIVYFADLDNIYSVQLFDQLRQIRRFGTWPLAKFEGKKGKMFLEGPICNGSQVLGWHVIDLAKRFRRFHADMSGFAFNSTIIWDPKRWHRTMLEPIRQLENVKDDFQASTFIEQVVEDESQMECFSLNSSEIMVWHHVTGSNSFPYDRLANHNLRTIIPVS; this is translated from the exons ATGGCATCTATTCGAAGAACATTGTCCCCTGTGCCTCGTCCGGGAGCTTTAATAAATGCTGAAGCCTGTCAAGTTGCATCCCCGTTGTCTAAGTCATCCTCAAACAGTCAAAACTCAAACGATGGGCTATTGGCTTCTTCAATGGTTTCATTCGATTATGCACTCTATAGAACTCAAGTTTTTGTACTAGGTTTATTCTCGAAGCGATCTGCTAGACCCTTTGATCGATCGAAGGCAAAGGGACTTGTTTGGAGGAGAGCTTTTTTCCATTTCCTGATGTGTTTCATTGCTGGTGTTTTTGTTGGACTCACCCCATTTGCTTCACTTCATTCGTCTCCAAACATCTTGTCTATAAACAGAGCTTTTGACCTCGAGTTGCTTCAACCAGTCATGAATGAATTTAATGACTGGAAAAAAAATGTAACACCAGTAGTTGGCAGATTGTCAGTTAATGAAAATTCTTCGTCAGAGCCACAGAGAACAAATCTTGAACTAAAagatggaaacattaaggaaattCTTTTAAACAATTCAATTGATCAAGATTCAGATTCAATGTTCCATAAGCTTCTGATCATAGTGACGCCATTGTGTTCATCATTGCATCAGATTCATTATCTGAACCGTCTGGGGAACACGCTAAAACTTGTACCACATCCCCTTGTGTGGATTATTGTGGAGATGAATTCTCAGTCTGTGGAAATGGCTGAATTATTGAGGAACACAGGAGTAATGTACAGGCATCTTGTTTGCAGTGTCAAGAATTCGACTGACATAATAGATACCAGAGTTCTCTTAAGGAATGTGGCCCTCTCACATATTGAGACTCACCATCTTGATGGAATTGTATACTTTGCAGACTTAGATAACATATACTCGGTGCAGCTCTTTGATCAACTGAGACAAATAAG GCGATTTGGAACGTGGCCATTGGCAAAGTTTGAGGGGAAAAAAGGTAAAATGTTCTTGGAGGGTCCAATCTGTAATGGCTCTCAAGTTTTAGGGTGGCACGTTATTGACTTAGCGAAAAGATTCCGGAGATTCCATGCTGATATGTCTGGATTTGCTTTCAATAGTACAATCATTTGGGATCCAAAGAGATGGCATCGGACCATGCTCGAACCAATCAGGCAACTTGAAAATGTTAAAGATGATTTCCAA GCAAGCACATTTATCGAGCAAGTTGTTGAGGATGAAAGTCAAATGGAATGTTTCTCTTTAAACTCTTCGGAAATCATGGTTTGGCATCACGTCACAGGCTCAAACTCCTTCCCTTATGATAGGCTCGCAAACCATAATTTGAGAACCATCATtccagtttcttga
- the LOC140861305 gene encoding E3 ubiquitin-protein ligase ATL42-like, with protein MDISGKMVMILSIFTTVRAQTTSDQHDMNPLHPSLAVVLVVLSIMFGITFIIVAYAKFCHRHAPYPVTGIQDPPGVVRSMSRFSGLDRTIVESLPFFRFSSLKGSKEGLECVVCLSRFEDSEILRLLPKCRHAFHMNCIDKWLEKHSSCPLCRYRFDVEDLKYFTYTNSFRNQQTDHSSEEQQNLEFYIQREVNLQENSSRFEVANTFQKLSRSKREEPLIRKLEVDRNVHKFQHKIIISDVLQKSRWSEVNSSDLMSLSSDMLNAFSSKRFSPAGKRRDSFNKESLSKEQMLKIKDDIERKRIYESMMISTRTDKIVTDHPSSSSLCAGPVELDEDSGVSRLLDLDQRRSMSEITNVSRFPEFSFRNSIMNGSSIHGNIEKNDRIKRLWLPIARSTIQRFAGGEKNFLDTPNLGPDHV; from the coding sequence ATGGATATTTCCGGGAAAATGGTCATGATTCTCTCCATTTTCACAACTGTTAGAGCTCAAACGACATCGGATCAGCACGATATGAATCCACTCCATCCGAGCCTAGCAGTTGTTCTGGTAGTTCTATCGATCATGTTCGGCATAACTTTCATCATAGTAGCCTACGCGAAGTTCTGTCACAGGCACGCGCCTTATCCTGTAACCGGAATCCAGGATCCACCCGGGGTCGTAAGATCAATGTCTCGTTTTTCGGGCTTAGATAGGACCATAGTCGAGTCTCTCCCATTTTTCAGATTTTCTTCACTAAAGGGATCAAAAGAAGGCCTAGAATGCGTCGTGTGTCTGTCCAGGTTCGAAGATAGTGAAATCCTTCGTCTGCTGCCAAAATGTCGCCACGCATTCCATATGAACTGTATCGACAAGTGGCTCGAAAAACACTCTAGCTGCCCTCTTTGTAGGTACAGATTTGATGTTGAAGATCTCAAATACTTTACGTACACAAACAGCTTCAGAAACCAGCAAACTGATCATTCATCAGAAGAGCAGCAAAATCTTGAGTTCTACATCCAAAGGGAGGtgaatcttcaagaaaattcatcgAGATTCGAGGTGGCAAACACATTTCAGAAACTTTCCAGATCGAAAAGAGAAGAGCCCTTGATTCGTAAACTGGAAGTTGATCGAAATGTTCACAAGTTTCAGCACAAGATCATAATATCAGATGTGCTACAGAAAAGCCGGTGGAGCGAAGTTAACTCGTCTGACCTGATGTCCTTGAGTTCTGATATGCTTAATGCATTTTCGAGTAAACGTTTCTCGCCAGCAGGAAAAAGAAGAGACAGCTTTAACAAAGAAAGTTTATCGAAAGAACAGATGCTGAAGATTAAAGACGATATCGAAAGGAAGCGGATATATGAATCCATGATGATCAGTACTAGAACTGACAAAATTGTCACTGACCATCCAAGCTCTAGCTCTCTTTGTGCTGGACCTGTTGAGTTAGATGAAGATTCTGGAGTTTCAAGATTGCTTGATTTGGATCAAAGGAGATCGATGTCAGAAATCACAAATGTTTCGAGATTTCCAGAATTCAGTTTCAGAAACAGCATCATGAATGGATCATCAATTCATGGAAACATAGAAAAGAATGACAGGATTAAGAGGCTCTGGCTACCTATAGCAAGAAGCACGATTCAACGGTTTGCGGGTGGAGAAAAGAACTTCTTAGATACTCCCAATCTAGGACCAGATCATGTTTGA